One Kitasatospora sp. NBC_01266 genomic window carries:
- a CDS encoding amino acid ABC transporter ATP-binding protein: MSTLTPRTPRIPVDAAAPAAVAVHDVHKWYGTHRVLDGVDLTVPAGQVTAILGPSGSGKSTLLRVINHLEKPDIGHVSVNGELIGVRRHGERLKELSERAILTQRGRIGFVFQNFNLFPHLTVLDNVAAAPVATGALRKPQAQELARTLLGRVGLADRTGAYPRQLSGGQQQRVAIARALALRPGVILFDEPTSALDPELVGEVLAVIKDLATSGATLIIVTHEIGFAREVADHIVFLDGGRILEQGPPAEVLDNPRQPRTREFLSRVL; encoded by the coding sequence ATGAGCACCCTGACCCCGAGGACCCCGAGGATCCCGGTCGACGCAGCCGCCCCGGCCGCCGTCGCGGTCCATGACGTGCACAAGTGGTACGGCACCCACCGGGTGCTCGACGGCGTGGACCTGACGGTCCCGGCCGGTCAGGTCACCGCGATCCTGGGGCCGTCCGGCTCGGGCAAGTCGACCCTGCTGCGCGTGATCAACCACCTGGAGAAGCCCGACATCGGCCACGTCAGCGTCAACGGCGAGCTGATCGGCGTACGTCGGCACGGCGAACGGCTGAAGGAGCTGAGCGAGCGGGCGATCCTCACCCAACGCGGCCGGATCGGCTTCGTCTTCCAGAACTTCAACCTCTTCCCGCACCTGACCGTGCTGGACAACGTGGCCGCCGCTCCGGTGGCCACCGGAGCGCTGCGCAAGCCCCAGGCCCAGGAGCTGGCACGCACCCTGCTGGGCCGGGTGGGGCTGGCCGACCGGACCGGCGCCTATCCGCGCCAGCTGTCCGGCGGGCAGCAGCAGCGGGTGGCGATCGCGCGGGCGCTGGCGCTGCGACCGGGGGTGATCCTCTTCGACGAACCCACCTCCGCGCTGGACCCGGAGCTGGTCGGCGAGGTGCTGGCCGTCATCAAGGACCTGGCCACCAGCGGCGCCACCCTGATCATCGTCACCCACGAGATCGGCTTCGCCCGCGAGGTCGCCGACCACATCGTCTTCCTCGACGGCGGCCGGATCCTCGAACAGGGCCCGCCCGCCGAGGTATTGGACAACCCGCGGCAGCCGCGGACCAGGGAGTTCCTGAGCAGGGTGCTCTGA
- a CDS encoding ABC transporter substrate-binding protein has protein sequence MPSSSLRSRLLRGLAAGTAVTTLSVSLAACGSDAGSTTASTDQAAAGVVTVGALSNGAAKQADLKVSEVAAIRAELPKPLISSGKLAIGVGALPAGFPPLAYVGSDQQTLTGAEPDLGRLVAAVLGLKPVVSNATWENLFVGIDSGRTDVGFSNITDTEDRKKKYDFASYRQDNLAFEVLKSSNWNFDGDYESLAGKTVAVGSGTNQEKILLEWQAKLKAEGKDLTVKYFPDNNAVYLALAGGKIDAYFGPNPGIAYHITQDAATTNPTRNAGKFSGAGATLQGLIGATVKKDSGLAKPIADAINYLIENGQYAQWLAAWNLSNEAVSSSQVNPPGLPLSNS, from the coding sequence ATGCCCAGCTCCAGCCTCCGCAGCAGACTCCTGCGCGGCCTCGCCGCCGGCACCGCGGTCACCACCCTCAGCGTCAGCCTCGCCGCCTGCGGGAGCGACGCCGGCTCGACCACCGCGTCCACCGACCAGGCCGCAGCCGGTGTGGTCACGGTGGGCGCCCTGTCCAACGGGGCCGCGAAGCAGGCCGATCTCAAGGTGTCCGAGGTGGCCGCCATCCGGGCCGAGCTGCCGAAACCGCTGATCAGCAGCGGAAAGCTGGCCATCGGGGTCGGCGCGCTGCCCGCCGGGTTCCCACCGCTGGCGTACGTCGGCAGCGACCAGCAGACCCTCACCGGCGCCGAGCCCGACCTCGGCCGCCTGGTGGCGGCGGTCCTCGGCCTCAAGCCGGTGGTCTCCAACGCCACCTGGGAGAACCTGTTCGTGGGCATCGACAGCGGCCGGACCGATGTCGGCTTCTCCAACATCACCGACACCGAAGACCGCAAGAAGAAGTACGACTTCGCCTCCTACCGCCAGGACAACCTGGCCTTCGAGGTCCTGAAGAGCAGCAACTGGAACTTCGACGGCGACTACGAGAGTCTGGCGGGCAAGACGGTCGCGGTGGGCTCCGGCACCAACCAGGAGAAGATCCTGCTGGAGTGGCAGGCCAAGCTCAAGGCCGAGGGCAAGGACCTGACCGTCAAGTACTTCCCGGACAACAACGCCGTCTACCTGGCGCTGGCCGGCGGGAAGATCGACGCCTACTTCGGCCCCAACCCCGGCATTGCCTACCACATCACCCAGGACGCGGCGACCACCAACCCGACCCGCAACGCGGGCAAGTTCTCCGGAGCGGGCGCCACGCTCCAGGGGCTGATCGGCGCGACCGTGAAGAAGGACAGCGGCCTGGCCAAACCCATCGCGGACGCCATCAACTACCTGATCGAGAACGGACAGTACGCGCAGTGGCTGGCCGCCTGGAACCTGTCCAACGAAGCCGTCAGCAGCTCGCAGGTCAACCCGCCCGGCCTGCCCCTGAGCAACTCGTGA
- a CDS encoding Fur family transcriptional regulator, producing MSDLLERLRGRGWRLTSQRRVVAEVLDGDHVHLTADEVHARAAQRLPEISRATVYNTLGELVSLGEVSEVATDGRAKRYDPNAHTPHQHLVCSSCGAIRDVHPVGNPLADLPAEERFGFTVSEVEVTYRGLCPACA from the coding sequence ATGAGTGACCTGCTGGAACGACTGCGCGGGCGTGGCTGGCGGCTGACCTCGCAGCGACGGGTCGTGGCAGAGGTCCTCGACGGCGACCACGTGCACCTGACCGCCGACGAGGTGCACGCCCGCGCGGCACAGCGGCTGCCCGAGATCTCCCGGGCGACCGTCTACAACACCCTGGGCGAGCTGGTCTCGCTCGGCGAGGTCAGCGAGGTGGCCACCGACGGCCGCGCCAAGCGCTACGACCCCAACGCGCACACGCCGCACCAGCACCTGGTCTGCTCCAGCTGCGGCGCCATCCGCGACGTCCACCCGGTGGGCAACCCGCTGGCCGACCTGCCGGCCGAGGAGCGGTTCGGCTTCACGGTCTCCGAAGTCGAGGTCACCTACCGCGGGTTGTGCCCGGCCTGCGCCTGA
- the katG gene encoding catalase/peroxidase HPI, translating into MSENHEAIVVDAKSEGTGGCPVAHGRAAHPTQGGGNRQWWPERLNLKILAKNPAVANPLGADFDYAEAFNSLDLPTVKRDIAGVLTTSQDWWPADYGNYGPFIIRMAWHSAGTYRISDGRGGAGAGQQRFAPLNSWPDNASLDKARRLLWPVKQKYGQSLSWADLMILAGNVALEEMGFETFGFGGGRADVWEPDEDVYWGPETTWLGDERYTGDRQLEDPLGAVQMGLIYVNPEGPNGNPDPLAAARDIRETFRRMAMNDEETVALIAGGHTFGKTHGAGPADSVGPDPEAAPLEQQGLGWKNSFGTGKGADTITSGLEGAWTTTPVTWDNTFFEILFGYEWELTKSPAGAHQWKPKNGGGAGTVPDAHDPSKTHAPTMLTTDLALRTDPAYEQISRRFLENPAELADAFARAWFKLTHRDMGPVVRYLGPEVPSESLLWQDPLPAVTQQPVDAADVAALKAQILASGLSVSQLVSTAWASASSFRGSDKRGGANGARIRLQPQSGWEANEPDQLATVLRTLEGIQQAFNAGGKQVSLADLIVLAGGAAVEQAAKAAGFDVEVPFTPGRVDASQEQTDVESFAALEPTADGFRNYLGKGSRLPAEYLLIDRANLLTLSAPELTVLVGGLRVLGANHQQSSLGVFTATPGSLTNDFFVNLLDLGTTWQATSGDANTFEGRDAATGQVKWTGSRADLVFGSNSELRALAEVYGSDDAKQKFVTDFVAAWAKVMDLDRFDVA; encoded by the coding sequence ATGTCTGAGAACCATGAGGCAATCGTCGTAGACGCGAAGTCGGAGGGCACGGGCGGCTGTCCGGTGGCCCACGGGCGTGCCGCGCACCCCACCCAGGGGGGCGGGAACCGCCAGTGGTGGCCGGAGCGGCTCAACCTGAAGATCCTCGCCAAGAACCCCGCCGTGGCCAACCCGCTCGGTGCGGACTTCGACTACGCCGAGGCGTTCAACTCCCTCGACCTGCCGACCGTGAAGCGGGACATCGCCGGGGTGCTGACCACCTCGCAGGACTGGTGGCCCGCCGACTACGGCAACTACGGCCCGTTCATCATCCGGATGGCCTGGCACAGCGCGGGCACCTACCGGATCAGCGACGGCCGCGGCGGCGCCGGGGCCGGCCAGCAGCGCTTCGCCCCGCTCAACAGCTGGCCGGACAACGCGAGCCTCGACAAGGCCCGCCGCCTGCTGTGGCCGGTCAAGCAGAAGTACGGCCAGTCGCTCTCCTGGGCCGACCTGATGATCCTGGCGGGCAACGTCGCCCTGGAGGAGATGGGCTTCGAGACCTTCGGCTTCGGCGGCGGCCGGGCCGACGTCTGGGAGCCCGACGAGGACGTCTACTGGGGCCCCGAGACCACCTGGCTCGGCGATGAGCGCTACACCGGCGACCGGCAGCTGGAGGACCCGCTCGGCGCGGTCCAGATGGGCCTGATCTACGTCAACCCGGAGGGCCCCAACGGCAACCCGGACCCGCTCGCCGCGGCCCGCGACATCCGCGAGACGTTCCGCCGGATGGCGATGAACGACGAGGAGACCGTCGCCCTGATCGCGGGCGGCCACACCTTCGGCAAGACCCACGGCGCGGGCCCGGCGGACAGCGTCGGCCCCGACCCCGAGGCGGCCCCGCTGGAGCAGCAGGGCCTCGGCTGGAAGAACTCGTTCGGCACCGGCAAGGGCGCCGACACGATCACCAGCGGTCTTGAGGGCGCCTGGACGACCACCCCGGTGACCTGGGACAACACCTTCTTCGAGATCCTCTTCGGCTACGAGTGGGAGCTCACCAAGAGCCCCGCCGGCGCGCACCAGTGGAAGCCGAAGAACGGCGGCGGAGCGGGCACCGTCCCCGACGCCCACGACCCGTCGAAGACGCACGCCCCGACGATGCTGACGACCGACCTCGCGCTGCGCACCGACCCGGCCTACGAGCAGATCTCGCGCCGCTTCCTGGAGAACCCGGCCGAGCTCGCGGACGCCTTCGCCCGGGCGTGGTTCAAGCTGACCCACCGCGACATGGGCCCGGTCGTGCGCTACCTCGGCCCGGAGGTCCCGAGCGAGAGCCTGCTGTGGCAGGACCCGCTGCCGGCGGTCACCCAGCAGCCCGTCGACGCCGCGGACGTCGCCGCCCTCAAGGCGCAGATCCTCGCCTCGGGCCTGTCGGTCTCCCAGCTGGTCTCCACCGCGTGGGCGTCGGCCTCGTCCTTCCGCGGCAGCGACAAGCGCGGCGGCGCCAACGGTGCGCGCATCCGCCTGCAGCCGCAGAGCGGATGGGAGGCCAACGAGCCCGACCAGCTGGCCACCGTGCTGCGCACCCTGGAGGGCATCCAGCAGGCCTTCAACGCCGGCGGCAAGCAGGTCTCGCTCGCCGACCTGATCGTGCTGGCCGGCGGCGCGGCCGTCGAGCAGGCCGCCAAGGCGGCCGGCTTCGACGTCGAGGTGCCGTTCACGCCGGGCCGGGTGGACGCGTCGCAGGAGCAGACGGACGTGGAGTCGTTCGCCGCGCTGGAGCCGACCGCCGACGGGTTCCGCAACTACCTCGGCAAGGGCAGCCGACTGCCGGCCGAGTACCTGCTGATCGACCGGGCGAACCTGCTGACCCTGAGCGCCCCCGAGCTGACGGTCCTGGTCGGCGGTCTGCGCGTGCTGGGCGCCAACCACCAGCAGTCCTCGCTCGGCGTCTTCACCGCCACCCCCGGGTCGCTGACCAACGACTTCTTCGTCAACCTGCTCGACCTGGGCACCACCTGGCAGGCGACCTCCGGGGACGCCAACACCTTCGAGGGCCGCGACGCCGCGACCGGCCAGGTCAAGTGGACCGGCAGCCGTGCCGACCTGGTCTTCGGCTCGAACTCCGAGCTGCGCGCGCTCGCCGAGGTCTACGGGAGCGACGACGCGAAGCAGAAGTTCGTGACGGACTTCGTCGCGGCGTGGGCCAAGGTGATGGACCTCGACCGGTTCGACGTCGCCTGA